The DNA sequence AGCAGCCTTACTATCAGGATCCGCGGTCGGGCGGATTTCTGGAGGTGAAGGTCACGCCCGCCGGCAAAGAGCAGCCGGCGACGCTTTCCTTTCTGTTTCATGACGAGAAAGGAAAGCTGCTCTACCAGCATGACGTTCCACCGAAGAAGTAGCCACGTTACTCCTGGAAGTTCGTATCGGCGGTTTTCAGGTCCAGTGGTTTGATCCAGACGTTTCGGAAACGAACGTCGTGTCCTTCGCACTGCAGCTTGATTCCGCCCGGTCGGTCAGTGATGCCGAAGCCGTTGTCATTGCCACCGTCCAGGCCGGAATTCGCACCGCCCCAGACTTTGTCGATCGTGACATTCTCGTGTACTTTCTTGCCATTGAAGTAGACCGTGACCAGCGGCTTCTCAACCAGCTTGCCATCTTTGAAGCGAGCGGCTCGAAAGGTGACGTCATAAGCGTTCCATTTGCCGGTACCATTGTAAGCATGGTAGGGAGACTCGGTTTTGTTGATTACGGCTCCCATTCCATGTTTGGTTTTATCGCCGTCCAGAATCTGGATTTCATAGCGATTCTGCAGATAGACGCCGCTGTTGCCGCCTGGTTTCATCACCAGAAATTCGACATGCAGACGGAAGTCGCCGTATTTCTGTTTGGTGACAATATCCGCTGCGCCGAATTTTCCCCCAGCTGCAGCCGGATCATCTGACTGGATTGCCGTACCCTTGTCGATCGGGTCTTCGACGACTTTCCATTTGATGGGGAGCGAGGAACCGAAGCGAGGGCCTTTCCAGTAAGTCCACTTCTGGTCCAGCATTTCGCGACTGCCATCCAGCAGGATTTCTGCATCGGCAGGAGCCGGGGCGGAGACCCCCACATCTGCCTGGGCGGTAGATACTGTAAGAGGTATGGTCAAAAACATAGACAGACAAATGACCAGATAAGTGTAGCGCATAGTGGTTCCCTTTTATGACAGTCGTGTGGATTATGCTTGATATTTCGGTAGCAGGGGACAGGTTTTCTCAATGATGTTTCAAGCCGATTTTGTATCAGAGTGCCGTTTTACTGCGCAAAGAGTGATTGATACGATCTATTTTCTGAGCAGAATATTTAAAAAATATTAATAAAAGAGACACTCTTCCTGTCTCCTGCGGGTTAGATTCATAGTGAGCGATCCGCGAGGGGAAATCAAATCTAAAGAGTGATTTCTCAATCGATTTCGACTTGTAAAAAACAGAGTGATCCGAAGTGTCTTCTGCACAGTCAGCCGGATGACCTCATAGTTCGATATCTAATTTCGAGCAGGAAGTCGGCACTTGAAATGTTTGGCATAGAATTCGCTTTCTTTACGTGTCAATAGTTTGTTGATTATCATGGCAGAGTGTTTATGTTAGTTACAGGAGCTTCGTCGATCGTCTACAAAACGACTGACACAGGTTTGAGTGCTGATGTCCTTCCACAGCTACCTCACAATTGAGTTGAGAAACTCGTGTGATCCTGCCCATGAGTCCTGCCTCATCTGTTTTTGATGCTTAATGAAAGAACTGTCCTCTAAGTCTTTGTAGTTATATCTCCATTTATTTCTAAAGGAAACTTTTATGTTTTGCAGGCACAATGTACGCAAACGTGGTTTCACACTGATCGAGTTATTGGTCGTGATTGCCATTATTGCTATCTTAATCGCGCTTCTTCTGCCCGCTGTTCAGCAGGCACGTGAAGCAGCACGTCGCAGTACGTGTAAGAATAACTTGAAGCAGCTCGGTCTGGCGTTGCACAACTACCATGATGCCTACCTGCGCTTCCCCATTGGTGAGCAGAGCCCTTACTACCGCCCGAACTGGCGTGTGCCTCTGCTGCCCTTCCTGGATCAGGCTCCCGCTTACAATCAGATGAACTTTGAAGTGAGTACCACTGTCGGTGGCTTCGCTTCGCAGAACAGTGGTGGATCATACGGTTATGGTTCTGGCGCTGGTTCCAACGAAGTGCTGAAGACCTTACGCGTTCCTGTCTACAACTGCCCTTCCAGTCCTCATGGAAACAATGCTAACGATAGTGCGAACGTGAAGAACAACTACGACCTGGGACAGACCATGGACTACGTCGGGATCGCCGGTGCGACACCGGATCCCTCTGGTACAACCAGCACCTGTTCTGCATCTGGAGCCGGTTATGGAAACGGCACGTTCTGTAATAACGGTCTGCTGGCTCCTAATGAAAGCTTCCGCATCCGTGACATTAAGGATGGAACCTCCAACACAGTCATCGTCGGCGAACAGTCTGGTCAGGTCAACAACCAGGACAGCCGTTCGAACTACTATGGCGGCTGGAGCGGTATCGGCCCTTCCTCTAAAGTGACTTCCTGGTCGAACGGTTCCAACGTCTGGGGATCGGGAACGACGACCGTCATGTATTCTGTGAACAGTTTCTGGAATACCAGTGCCGGCAGTGAAGCGTATCGGACCTATGGTGCGAACACGATTCTGGGCTCTTATCATACCGGCGGTACACACGTGCTGCTGGCTGATGGTGCTGTCCGTTTTGTTTCGGATAACCTCGATTTCGGAACCCTGGCAAATCTCTGTTCCAAGAAGGATGGCCAGGTACTGGGCGAATTCTAGTCAACCGTTCAGGAAGATTTGAATGTTGACCCGCGATACAATTCGAAAGCCCCCGGTCATCCGGATCGGGGGCTTTCCTCTTGCTGACCTAAACTGATTTATATAACAGGATCAATTGAAATTATGTTACAGCGATTT is a window from the Gimesia benthica genome containing:
- a CDS encoding 3-keto-disaccharide hydrolase, whose translation is MRYTYLVICLSMFLTIPLTVSTAQADVGVSAPAPADAEILLDGSREMLDQKWTYWKGPRFGSSLPIKWKVVEDPIDKGTAIQSDDPAAAGGKFGAADIVTKQKYGDFRLHVEFLVMKPGGNSGVYLQNRYEIQILDGDKTKHGMGAVINKTESPYHAYNGTGKWNAYDVTFRAARFKDGKLVEKPLVTVYFNGKKVHENVTIDKVWGGANSGLDGGNDNGFGITDRPGGIKLQCEGHDVRFRNVWIKPLDLKTADTNFQE
- a CDS encoding DUF1559 domain-containing protein, with amino-acid sequence MFCRHNVRKRGFTLIELLVVIAIIAILIALLLPAVQQAREAARRSTCKNNLKQLGLALHNYHDAYLRFPIGEQSPYYRPNWRVPLLPFLDQAPAYNQMNFEVSTTVGGFASQNSGGSYGYGSGAGSNEVLKTLRVPVYNCPSSPHGNNANDSANVKNNYDLGQTMDYVGIAGATPDPSGTTSTCSASGAGYGNGTFCNNGLLAPNESFRIRDIKDGTSNTVIVGEQSGQVNNQDSRSNYYGGWSGIGPSSKVTSWSNGSNVWGSGTTTVMYSVNSFWNTSAGSEAYRTYGANTILGSYHTGGTHVLLADGAVRFVSDNLDFGTLANLCSKKDGQVLGEF